In Trifolium pratense cultivar HEN17-A07 linkage group LG7, ARS_RC_1.1, whole genome shotgun sequence, a genomic segment contains:
- the LOC123893574 gene encoding uncharacterized protein LOC123893574 yields MSSTEVQTPKLYDDIMLIKGGNAAGEYQLRVLRKWTVSNSVFPGNVESVDMVLIDRNGHKIQATIPNLLLCLFDNLIDEGNVYVMSNLSVTYNLHEILGSYNRYMLVFNVNTNVNLSSSSSIAHYGMSLIGSDNVLQLSERFKYLVEMSKSLLDCRNSYDCELCGDYVDLFRVLMENQPLGLPIVVLQFAKITMQQGSIVVQSVDRVTRLYVNPVFPESIQFKTGLILALNQTRRLLGNCPMDKSVGFRFDVSYQFKTISELLDDPQTGIFIVNARIVDMVELNPWWYPVCRCDIIVESYLGAYFCENCHATEFSAVPKYRVKMVLEDETGACFIEAYDHVMLPISLVDPNNPILPEAFFPRAFDSVIGKSIVLILHKTVHIDKFLDPVYEVRCVSDDPQVINFYASMGLCRIPSKVVPNLIDPECNLMKKKVYRSPATTTERLLDEYLGPVYRRNPPCDDAESSSAAAGKSRVVRPRLN; encoded by the exons ATGTCTTCCACCGAAGTTCAAACACCAAAACTTTATGATGATATAATGCTTATCAAGGGTGGAAATGCTGCTGGTGAGTATCAGttaagggttttgagaaagtgGACCGTTTCTAACAGTGTTTTTCCTGGAAATGTTGAATCGGTTGATATGGTGTTGATCGACAGGAAT GGTCATAAAATCCAAGCAACCATTCCTAATCTTTTGTTGTGTCTTTTCGATAACCTAATAGATGAGGGTAATGTTTATGTTATGTCTAATTTATCTGTTACTTACAACTTGCATGAGATTCTGGGAAGTTATAATAGGTACATGCTTGTGTTTAATGTTAACACTAATGTGAATCTGTCTTCGAGTTCATCTATTGCACATTATGGAATGTCCCTCATCGGATCCGATAATGTTCTCCAGCTTTCCGAAAGATTCAAGTATTTAGTTG aAATGTCTAAGTCATTGCTTGACTGTAGAAATTCGTATGATTGTGAGCTTTGTGGTGACTATGTTGATCTTTTTCGTGTATTGATGGAGAACCAACCACTAGGGTTGCCCATTGTTGTCCTCCAGTTTGCTAAAATAACTATGCAACAAG GTTCCATTGTTGTTCAAAGTGTTGACCGTGTCACAAGGCTCTATGTTAATCCAGTCTTTCCTGAATCAATACAATTCAAGACAGG ATTGATTCTGGCACTGAACCAGACCAGAAGACTTCTTGGCAATTGTCCGATGGATAAATCGGTTGGCTTTAGGTTTGATGTCAGTTATCAATTCAAGACAATTTCTGAGCTATTGGATGACCCCCAGACTGGTATTTTTATTGTTAATGCTCGCATAGTTGATATGGTTGAACTGAACCCGTGGTGGTATCCGGTGTGTCGTTGTGATATCATTGTTGAGAGCTACCTCGGTGCCTATTTTTGCGAGAACTGCCACGCAACAGAATTTTCTGCTGTTccaaa GTATAGAGTTAAAATGGTGTTAGAAGATGAAACTGGTGCCTGTTTTATTGAGGCCTATGATCATGTTATGCTTCCTATTTCATTGGTTGACCCAAATAATCCG ATATTGCCTGAGGCTTTTTTTCCCCGTGCATTTGACTCGGTAATTGGCAAAAGTATAGTTTTGATTCTGCACAAGACAGTTCACATTGATAAATTTCTTGATCCAGTATATGAGGTTCGTTGTGTGTCCGATGATCCTCAGGTGATTAATTTTTATGCTAGCATGGGTCTTTGCAGGATTCCTTCAAAG gTTGTTCCAAATTTGATTGATCCAGAATGCAATCTGATGAAAAAAAAGGTGTATCGATCTCCTGCTACCACTACCGAACGTTTGCTTGACGAGTATCTAGGACCGGTTTATCGAAGGAATCCGCCATGTGACGATGCAGAAAGTTCTTCTGCTGCTGCTGGGAAATCTAGAGTGGTTCGTCCTAGGCTTAATTAA
- the LOC123893688 gene encoding GATA transcription factor 12-like → MEAQEFFHTNFSSDNNATINNVNTAVSDHFVVEDLFDFSNDDDATITDPAFDDSPPTNSNDSPPPETNTNSNFFVDNSCQNSADGPFSGELSVPYDDLAELEWLSKFAEESFSSEDLQKLQLISGVKASNDTTSKTQIESNPILHPQVSVPAKARSKRSRGPPCNWTSRLLVLSPTTTTTTTTTTTSSQFDTIAPLKKPSPRKRDTNDGGEGRKCLHCATDKTPQWRTGPLGPKTLCNACGVRYKSGRLVPEYRPAASPTFVLTKHSNSHRKVQELRRQKEMMRAQQHQLLQLQHHHNLMFDGASNGDDYLIHQHVGHDFTHLM, encoded by the exons ATGGAAGCTCAAGAGTTTTTCCATACCAACTTTTCCTCAGACAATAATGCCACAATCAACAATGTAAACACTGCTGTTTCTGACCACTTTGTAGTTGAAGATCTCTTTGATTTCTCTAATGATGATGATGCTACTATTACCGACCCCGCTTTCGACGACTCTCCTCCTACCAACTCTAATGATTCTCCCCCTCCCGAAACCAACACCAATTCCAATTTTTTCGTCGATAATTCATGCCAAAACTCGGCAGACGGCCCTTTCTCCGGCGAACTTTCCGTCCCG TATGATGATCTTGCGGAGCTGGAATGGCTATCCAAATTTGCCGAAGAATCATTTTCGAGCGAGGACCTACAAAAGCTACAATTGATATCTGGTGTGAAAGCATCAAATGACACTACATCAAAAACTCAAATCGAATCTAACCCAATATTACACCCTCAAGTGTCAGTCCCAGCCAAAGCCCGCAGTAAGCGGTCACGTGGACCTCCATGCAACTGGACTTCACGTCTTCTAGTTCTCTCTCCaactaccaccaccaccaccaccaccaccacgaCATCTTCTCAGTTTGACACTATTGCACCATTAAAGAAACCCTCTCCAAGAAAGAGAGACACCAATGATGGAGGGGAGGGACGCAAGTGCCTTCATTGTGCCACCGATAAAACTCCTCAGTGGCGAACTGGGCCATTGGGCCCAAAGACACTTTGCAATGCTTGTGGTGTTAGGTACAAGTCAGGTCGACTTGTACCTGAATATAGGCCTGCAGCAAGCCCAACATTCGTGTTGACTAAACACTCCAACTCGCATCGAAAGGTGCAAGAGCTCCGGCGCCAAAAGGAGATGATGAGGGCCCAACAACACCAATTGTTGCAACTACAACATCATCACAACCTTATGTTTGATGGAGCATCCAACGGTGATGATTACTTGATCCATCAACATGTGGGACACGATTTCACGCACCTAATGTAG
- the LOC123893690 gene encoding uncharacterized protein LOC123893690 yields the protein MTSKGTNSGEQQPKTECCMCGDLGFSDQLFQCKICQFRSQHRYCSNLYPKTEFFGTCNWCLSPENSPNSSNSSSSFSYKKNMMSTKDKGKNKKIKNCIENKGIIKGSDGGSGGGRVYHLQLPKPMKKQKSPLASTSPPILVSTRKRIITNGALEEKLRRTRSEDIIKSSNSNSIGGTKQVSRNKVRRYKLLDEVSS from the exons ATGACAAGCAAAGGAACAAACTCTGGAGAACAACAACCAAAGACAGAGTGTTGCATGTGCGGTGATCTTGGTTTCTCTGATCAACTTTTTCAATGTAAAATCTGCCAATTCAGATCTCAACACAG GTACTGTAGTAATCTGTACCCAAAAACAGAGTTTTTTGGAACATGTAACTGGTGCTTGAGTCCTGAGAATTCACCAAACTCTtcaaattcttcttcttctttttcttataagAAAAACATGATGAGTACCAAAGACAAAGGaaagaacaagaaaataaaaaattgtattgaaaATAAGGGAATAATTAAAGGAAGTGATGGTGGCAGTGGCGGCGGTCGTGTTTATCATCTTCAACTTCCGAAACCAATGAAGAAACAAAAATCACCATTAGCATCAACATCTCCTCCAATTTTAGTTTCAACTCGTAAAAGAATAATCACAAATGGTGCTTTGGAAGAGAAATTGAGAAGAACTAGATCCGAAGATATTATAAAAagtagtaatagtaatagtattGGTGGTACCAAACAAGTTTCCAGGAATAAGGTGAGAAGGTATAAGCTTTTGGATGAAGTTtcaagttaa
- the LOC123893689 gene encoding protein NONRESPONDING TO OXYLIPINS 2, mitochondrial isoform X2 has product MASRYRSFSQPAFSLIKSTITKPKPSTSSPFLLRTRTSVTVRSVAELGCVQSLLPLHSAVSSARLTSCLGIDSTSSRSLSQGMLCSANPGV; this is encoded by the exons ATGGCTTCTCGTTACAGATCATTTTCACAACCAGCATTTTCCCTAATCAAATCCACCATTACCAAACCCAAACCATCCACCTCCTCACCCTTTCTCCTCAGAACTCGCACTTCCGTCACCGTCAG ATCTGTCGCGGAGCTTGGTTGCGTACAGTCGCTTCTTCCGTTGCACTCGGCGGTTTCATCAGCGCGTCTCACTTCTTGCCTTGGCATCGATTCAACTAGTTCGAGATCTTTGTCTCAGGGTATGCTTTGCAGTGCCAACCCTGGAGTTTGA
- the LOC123893692 gene encoding uncharacterized protein LOC123893692: MKNSMEFPSVSGSIKMQFRSSFKWELVVTSSISRGRNVLNFPREYTRNCLMNSDKKIYLIDVASGRVYNSKIFTSGQNKENRYVYSCWKKFVTENNLKFRDKVIFNATTGDNVIQVQILRRRRRSR; encoded by the exons ATGAAAAATTCAATGGAATTTCCTTCCGTCAG CGGTTCCATAAAAATGCAATTTCGATCCTCATTCAAGTGGGAGTTGGTCGTTACTTCCTCAATCTCTAGGGGTAGAAATGTCTTG AATTTTCCCAGGGAATACACCAGAAATTGTTTAATGAACTCTGACAAGAAGATCTATCTTATTGATGTTGCATCTGGAAGAGTTTACAATTCAAAGATTTTCACTTCAGgtcaaaataaagaaaacagaTATGTTTACTCTTGTTGGAAGAAATTTGTGACTGAGAACAACTTGAAGTTCAGAGATAAGGTTATCTTCAATGCCACCACTGGTGATAATGTTATCCAAGTCCAGATCCTGCGTCGTCGCCGTCGTTCACGTTAG
- the LOC123893689 gene encoding protein NONRESPONDING TO OXYLIPINS 2, mitochondrial isoform X3, translating into MASRYRSFSQPAFSLIKSTITKPKPSTSSPFLLRTRTSVTVRSVAELGCVQSLLPLHSAVSSARLTSCLGIDSTSSRSLSQEMGLGTPR; encoded by the exons ATGGCTTCTCGTTACAGATCATTTTCACAACCAGCATTTTCCCTAATCAAATCCACCATTACCAAACCCAAACCATCCACCTCCTCACCCTTTCTCCTCAGAACTCGCACTTCCGTCACCGTCAG ATCTGTCGCGGAGCTTGGTTGCGTACAGTCGCTTCTTCCGTTGCACTCGGCGGTTTCATCAGCGCGTCTCACTTCTTGCCTTGGCATCGATTCAACTAGTTCGAGATCTTTGTCTCAGG AGATGGGTCTTGGCACACCGCGATAA
- the LOC123893573 gene encoding uncharacterized protein LOC123893573, whose translation MEIARAACSYEDENALQADFTNNRKFRSSEVVEYMDIGDMDIVCPDCGAMIWYHERAKKDPGSNAVRVSFCCKKGKILIPYLEEPPPLIRSLFNGFHPKSSHFFGNIRSYNNMFSFTSLGGRVDTPSNDGHGPPHFVIAGQNYHRIGSLLPKHGESPKFAQLYIYDTQNEVSNRLSHFSSLDSKKALDPLLVAEILAVMDEHNLLVKCFRMVRDYLDADQSVSVSLRLFRDRQRDPRVYNLPRLDEVAALVVGDIGDDEDGRDIVVRKKNGYLKRIHETHAKYIPLQYPLLFPFGEDQYQEKIPLNRLTASTSKKKRTRVPMRAFIAFRLQERMNEDSIILRSRRLFQQFVVDLYSMIESQRLSWVRSNQEEIRSDFLAGIEEAVSRGDFVASSIGSRIVLPSSFTGGRRYMFNNCQDAMAICKKFGYPDLFLTFTCNPKWPEIQRHMAKSGNYSVYRPDITCRVFQMKLNLMMADFRKGQFFGRVVASMYTIEFQKRGLPHAHILLWLDPQDKLTTAAAIDSVICAELPDKKLFPKLYSTVTNFMIHGPCGNGFTESPCMKDHHRCSKFYPKKFVSHTSFDPSGYPIYRRRDSGHTVIKKEAILDNRSVVPYNPKLMMKYQAHVNIEYCNKSNCIKYLFKYINKGVDRVTATLYKSDDECVDEIQQYYDCRFLSPSESIWRIFAYKIHFRWPPVTRLTFHTQGNQRVVFNDSSNLEKVLKSNSEKGTMFLAWMAANRQYPQGRHLTYAQFPTLFTYDSDGRFWKPRKSGGSVGRLTYIPHGSRELFYLRLLLTAQVGCTSFEDLRTVNGHVHDSFREACADLRLLEDDRDFINAIVEVANIGSGYSIRKMFSCFLMSNSMSDPFNVWEQLWEILADGILYQKRRELNLPDFVMSDEDLKESCLIEIDNYLRANGKSLEDYECMPKLKEQNNGIFNNILLENEFNYDYDDMRILHNEHVGNLNSEQLIAYEDIYKAVDNGLGSMFFVDGYGGTGKTFLWKTLSYRLRSEGKIVVNVASSGIASILLPGGKTAHSQFGIPLVLTKESCCQIDKGSKKAQLLIMTSLIIWDEAPMINKWAFEAFERTLRDIMSEVDVKNKSLPFGGKTVVFGGDFRQILPVIPKGSRADVVHATINSSYLWRGCKVLRLTKNMRLQFSSNSVENEQLREFASWILDIGDGKIGITEDGESIVEIPRDILVQSSLNPIGDIVEAIYPNLLENIHVPDFFQDRAILAPTLDVVEEINDYVLALMPGDAKEYLSCDSISKGDDDVGVDLRWITTEFLNEIKCSGMPNHKLIIKVGTVIMLLRNIDVSSGLCNGTRLIVFYMGNIVIGAKIVTGTNTGDIVYISRMSLVPSDANVSISFRRRQFPFCVCFAMTINKSQGQTLCHVGLYLPRPVFTHGQLYVAVSRVKTRAGLKILIVGDDGLAKTSTINVVYPEVFQRICR comes from the exons ATGGAGATCG CTCGTGCTGCTTGTTCATACGAGGATGAAAATGCTCTACAGGCTGATTTTACAAACAATAGGAAATTTCGATCAAGTGAAGTAGTAG AGTATATGGATATTGGTGATATGGATATTGTGTGTCCGGATTGTGGCGCAATGATTTGGTATCACGAGAGAGCTAAAAAGGATCCTGGGAGCAATGCGGTTAGAGTTTCTTTCTGTTGTAAAAAGGGCAAGATCTTGATACCATATTTGGAGGAACCACCACCACTAATAAGATCTCTTTTCAATGGATTTCACCCAAAAAGTTCTCATTTTTTTGGAAATATAAGATCTTACAATAATATGTTTTCTTTCACTTCACTTGGAGGAAGAGTTGATACTCCATCTAATGATGGACATGGTCCTCCTCATTTTGTTATTGCTGGGCAAAACTACCACCGAATTGGTAGCTTACTTCCTAAACATGGTGAATCTCCAAAATTTGCTCAGTTATATATATACGATACTCAAAATGAGGTTTCAAATCGATTATCCCATTTCAG TTCCCTGGATTCTAAAAAAGCACTTGATCCATTGTTGGTGGCAGAAATTTTGGCTGTCATGGATGAAcacaatttgttggtgaaatgTTTTCGTATGGTTAGGGATTACCTTGATGCTGATCAAAGTGTCTCTGTAAGTTTACGTTTATTTCGTGATCGACAAAGAGATCCCCGAGTTTATAATTTACCTAGGCTTGATGAAGTGGCTGCATTGGTTGTTGGTGATATTGGAGACGATGAGGATGGAAGAGATATCGTCGTACGcaaaaaaaatggatatttgaagagaattcatgaaaCTCATGCAAAGTATATTCCGTTGCAATACCCATTGTTGTTTCCTTTTGGTGAAGATCAGTACCAAGAGAAAATCCCTCTTAACCGTTTGACAGCCTcaacaagcaaaaaaaaaagaactcgTGTTCCAATGCGTGCGTTTATAGCATTTCGTCTTCAAGAGAGAATGAACGAAGATTCTATTATTCTTAGGAGTAGAAGATTATTCCAGCAGTTTGTAGTTGACCTTTATTCGATGATTGAATCTCAAAGGTTATCCTGGGTAAGGTCTAATCAAGAAGAAATTCGATCGGATTTTCTTGCGGGAATAGAAGAAGCTGTTAGTCGTGGTGATTTTGTTGCATCTTCCATTGGGTCTCGAATTGTTTTACCGTCTTCTTTTACTGGTGGGAGGCGCTACATGTTCAATAATTGTCAAGATGCAATGGCCATTTGCAAAAAATTCGGTTATCCTGATTTATTTCTTACTTTCACCTGCAACCCAAAATGGCCGGAAATACAACGCCACATGGCTAAATCTGGTAACTATTCAGTATATAGACCTGATATTACCTGTCGTGTAtttcaaatgaaattaaatCTAATGATGGCAGATTTTCGAAAGGGTCAATTTTTCGGTAGGGTTGTTGCAA GTATGTATACTATTGAATTTCAAAAGAGAGGATTGCCTCACGCACACATTTTATTGTGGTTAGATCCTCAAGATAAATTGACTACAGCGGCTGCAATTGACTCGGTGATTTGTGCTGAATTACCCGATAAAAAGTTGTTCCCTAAACTTTATTCAACTGTAACAAATTTCATGATTCATGGACcatgtgggaatggtttcaccGAATCTCCTTGCATGAAAGATCATCATCGTTGTTCTaaattttatccaaaaaaatttgtgtcGCATACCTCTTTTGATCCAAGTGGATATCCTATTTATAGGCGCAGAGACTCTGGGCACACTGTGATTAAAAAGGAAGCAATTCTAGATAATCGAAGTGTTGTTCCGTACAATCCGAAACTGATGATGAAATATCAAGCGCATGTTAATATAGAATATTGTAACAAATCAAATTGcattaaatatttgtttaagTATATTAACAAAGGAGTTGATAGAGTGACTGCTACTTTATAtaaaagtgatgatgaatgtgTTGATGAGATACAGCAGTACTATGACTGCCGGTTTTTGTCTCCATCGGAATCTATTTGGAGGATCTTTGCTTACAAGATTCATTTTAGGTGGCCTCCAGTCACTAGATTAACTTTCCATACCCAAGGTAATCAGAGAGTGGTCTTCAATGATAGTTCTAATCTAGAGAAGGTTCTTAAGTCCAATAGTGAAAAGGGTACCATGTTTTTAGCTTGGATGGCTGCAAACAGGCAATATCCTCAAGGTCGTCACCTAACATATGCTCAATTTCCAACCTTATTCACTTATGATTCTGATGGTCGGTTTTGGAAACCGAGGAAAAGTGGTGGTTCGGTGGGTCGCTTGACCTACATTCCACACGGTTCGCGTGAGCTTTTTTATTTAAGATTGTTGTTGACTGCCCAAGTTGGATGCACCAGTTTTGAGGATCTTCGAACCGTAAATGGTCATGTCCATGATTCATTTAGGGAAGCTTGTGCTGATTTGAGGTTATTGGAAGATGATCGAGATTTTATCAATGCTATTGTTGAAGTTGCAAATATTGGATCTGGATACTCTATTCGAAAGATGTTTTCGTGTTTTTTGATGTCTAACTCAATGAGTGATCCTTTTAATGTTTGGGAACAGTTATGGGAAATTCTGGCTGATGGAATATTGTATCAAAAACGTCGTGAGTTGAATTTGCCAG ATTTTGTTATGTCCGACGAGGATTTGAAAGAATCATGTCTCATTGAGATTGACAATTATTTGCGGGCAAATGGTAAATCTCTGGAGGACTATGAATGCATGCCGAAgttaaaagaacaaaataatgGTATTTTCAATAACATTTTGCTCGAGAATGAATTTAATTATGACTATGATGATATGAGGATTCTTCACAATGAACATGTTGGTAACTTAAATTCAGAGCAATTGATTGCATATGAAGATATTTATAAGGCTGTTGATAATGGACTTGGATCTATGTTTTTTGTTGATGGATATGGCGGGACTGGGAAGACGTTCTTATGGAAAACTCTTTCTTATAGACTTCGTTCGGAGGGAAAAATAGTAGTAAATGTTGCATCTAGTGGTATAGCTTCTATCCTACTTCCCGGTGGTAAAACTGCTCATTCACAGTTTGGAATTCCTTTAGTTCTTACCAAGGAATCCTGTTGCCAAATTGATAAAGGTAGTAAAAAGGCACAGTTGCTGATTATGACTAGCTTAATTATTTGGGATGAGGCTCCTATGATTAATAAGTGGGCTTTTGAAGCTTTTGAAAGAACTCTTCGGGATATAATGAGTGAAGTTGATGTTAAGAATAAATCTTTGCCATTCGGGGGGAAAACTGTTGTTTTTGGTGGAGACTTTAGGCAAATTCTGCCTGTTATTCCAAAAGGATCTCGCGCTGACGTTGTTCATGCAACAATTAATTCATCCTACCTTTGGCGCGGATGCAAAGTTTtgagattaacaaaaaatatgcGCTTACAATTTTCATCCAATTCAGTTGAAAATGAGCAATTACGAGAGTTTGCCAGCTGGATCCTTGATATTGGAGATGGTAAGATAGGTATTACCGAAGATGGTGAGTCAATTGTTGAAATTCCTCGAGATATTTTAGTTCAGAGTTCTCTGAACCCGATAGGTGATATTGTTGAGGCAATTTATCCAAATTTGCTTGAAAATATACATGTTCCAGATTTCTTTCAAGATAGGGCTATTCTTGCTCCAACATTGGATGTTGTTGaagaaataaatgattatgtaCTTGCACTAATGCCTGGTGATGCGAAAGAGTATCTCAGTTGTGACTCAATCTCAAAAGGTGATGATGATGTTGGTGTGGATCTTAGATGGATTACAACTGAGTTTTTGAACGAAATCAAGTGTTCTGGAATGCCAAATCATAAACTTATTATCAAAGTTGGAACTGTGATTATGCTTTTAAGGAATATTGATGTTTCGTCTGGCCTATGTAACGGCACACGTCTTATTGTTTTCTACATGGGGAACATTGTTATTGGTGCTAAAATTGTAACAGGAACTAATACTGGTGATATTGTTTATATCTCCCGGATGAGTTTGGTACCATCAGATGCGAATGTTTCAATAAGTTTCAGACGGCGCCAATTCCCCTTCTGTGTTTGTTTTGCCATGACAATTAACAAGAGTCAAGGACAAACATTGTGTCACGTTGGTTTATATCTTCCGAGACCAGTTTTTACTCATGGTCAGTTATATGTTGCTGTTTCTCGTGTTAAAACTAGAGCAGGTTTGAAGATTCTCATAGTCGGTGATGATGGTCTAGCCAAAACAAGTACCATTAATGTTGTTTATCCTGAAGTTTTTCAAAGAATTTGTAGATGA
- the LOC123893689 gene encoding protein NONRESPONDING TO OXYLIPINS 2, mitochondrial isoform X1, translating to MASRYRSFSQPAFSLIKSTITKPKPSTSSPFLLRTRTSVTVRSVAELGCVQSLLPLHSAVSSARLTSCLGIDSTSSRSLSQDVLTCSSFQASILSLLSLTKNQLLSFHMNMICT from the exons ATGGCTTCTCGTTACAGATCATTTTCACAACCAGCATTTTCCCTAATCAAATCCACCATTACCAAACCCAAACCATCCACCTCCTCACCCTTTCTCCTCAGAACTCGCACTTCCGTCACCGTCAG ATCTGTCGCGGAGCTTGGTTGCGTACAGTCGCTTCTTCCGTTGCACTCGGCGGTTTCATCAGCGCGTCTCACTTCTTGCCTTGGCATCGATTCAACTAGTTCGAGATCTTTGTCTCAGG ATGTGCTTACTTGCTCATCCTTCCAAGCTTCAATATTGTCACTCTTGAGCTTAACCAAAAACCAATTATTGAGTTTTCATATGAACATGATATGTACCTAA